In one Lycium barbarum isolate Lr01 chromosome 7, ASM1917538v2, whole genome shotgun sequence genomic region, the following are encoded:
- the LOC132602497 gene encoding basic blue protein-like, with amino-acid sequence MADFATKLMCLFLILGLASPSLATEYVIGGPAGWDLNVDLSLWLNGKTFKVGDVLVFNYDPKLHNLVRVDLVGFTTCLPLNILSIDTSGNTIITLDKPGVFYYISSLFTDCLSGLKIKINVL; translated from the exons ATGGCAGATTTTGCAACAAAATTGATGTGCTTGTTCCTCATTCTTGGCCTTGCTTCCCCTAGCCTGGCCACTGAATACGTGATTGGCGGCCCAGCTGGTTGGGACCTAAACGTTGATCTTAGTTTGTGGCTTAACGGAAAGACCTTTAAGGTTGGCGACGTTCTTG ttttCAACTACGACCCAAAACTCCACAACTTGGTTCGAGTAGACCTCGTGGGTTTTACTACTTGCCTTCCACTCAATATATTGAGCATTGATACCAGCGGGAATACCATTATCACTCTTGACAAACCTGGAGTTTTCTACTACATTTCTTCTCTTTTCACCGATTGCCTTAGCGGTCTCAAGATCAAAATTAATGTACTTTGA